The proteins below are encoded in one region of Helicoverpa armigera isolate CAAS_96S chromosome 11, ASM3070526v1, whole genome shotgun sequence:
- the LOC135117523 gene encoding uncharacterized protein LOC135117523: MNKNYERCTHCNRRKWLATGCLRKWLKPLECKHLQRTVDNKRDFNNTDIVNGVFLPERKPSVNTNKFVKFWKNKLFITGNVRTLQRYFGNKNNGGEHLCSLNKCSGDASTSSEKRVIVASGYETKKDFQLNKQAIKCQHSDGHSVLRGHHQHASLETCAIYCQLSKHGWYWGGITSSEAEELLAGQHDNVFLVRDSCDSRHILCVSFRCVGRTLHARLRHANGLFSLNNETFVPANRISEHCAAVDVKSNLFEMPVKLARPLNRFAKLDSLQMICRFVIRQTVSAHVWSKLPLPPNLISYVSIGSDYIVPS; this comes from the exons ATGAATAAAAACTATGAGAGATGTACTCATTGTAATCGTCGCAAATGGCTTGCTACAGGTTGTCTACGTAAGTGGTTAAAACCACTGGAATGTAAACATTTGCAGCGAACTGTTGATAACAAAAGAGATTTTAACAACACAGATATTGTTAACGGCGTATTTCTACCAGAACGCAAGCCTTCCGTTAACACAAACAAATTCGTgaaattttggaaaaataagtTGTTTATTACTGGCAATGTGAGGACTTTGCAGAGGTACTTtgggaataaaaataatggtggAGAACATTTATGCAGTCTTAACAAATGTAGTGGTGATGCATCGACATCATCCGAGAAAAGAGTAATAGTTGCTTCTGGATATGAAACAAAAAAGGATTTTCAGTTGAACAAACAAGCAATCAAATGCCAACATTCAGATGGTCATTCAGTACTTCGAGGACACCACCAACATGCCTCACTTGAAACTTGTGCAATTTATTGTCAGTTGTCAAA GCATGGCTGGTATTGGGGTGGCATCACGTCAAGTGAAGCTGAAGAATTGCTAGCTGGACAGCATGACAATGTATTTTTAGTCAGAGACTCATGTGACTCCCGTCATATACTTTGTGTGTCTTTTCGTTGTGTGGGCCGCACACTGCATGCTCGCTTGCGACATGCCAATGGACTCTTTTCACTGAACAATGAGACATTTGTACCAGCAAACAGAATATCAGAGCACTGTGCAGCTGTGGATGTCAAGTCAAATCTTTTTGAGATGCCAGTGAAATTAGCAAGGCCACTGAACag atttgcAAAACTGGACTCTTTACAAATGATTTGCAGATTTGTTATAAGACAAACTGTGTCAGCACATGTATGGAGCAAGTTGCCACTGCCACCCAACTTAATATCTTATGTCTCAATTGGCAGTGATTACATAGTACCATCATAG